The following are encoded together in the Streptomyces sp. NBC_00341 genome:
- a CDS encoding CoA-binding protein — MYADTETIRRILTGTGDTWAVVGLSDNRSRAAYGVAEVLQRFGKRVIPVHPKAERVHGEDGYASLAEIPFPVDVVDVFVNSGLAGAVADEAVAIGASAVWFQLGVIDEKAYERTRAAGLDMVMDRCPAIEIPALNG, encoded by the coding sequence ATGTACGCAGACACGGAGACGATCCGCAGGATTCTGACCGGGACGGGCGACACCTGGGCCGTGGTGGGGCTGTCCGACAACCGCTCGCGCGCGGCCTACGGGGTGGCCGAGGTCCTTCAGCGCTTCGGGAAGCGGGTGATCCCGGTGCACCCCAAGGCGGAGCGTGTGCACGGCGAGGACGGCTACGCCTCGCTGGCCGAGATCCCCTTCCCGGTCGATGTGGTGGACGTCTTCGTCAACAGCGGGCTGGCCGGCGCGGTGGCGGACGAGGCTGTCGCGATCGGCGCCTCCGCGGTCTGGTTCCAGCTGGGAGTGATCGACGAGAAGGCGTACGAGCGCACCAGGGCGGCCGGGCTCGACATGGTCATGGACCGCTGCCCGGCGATCGAGATCCCCGCGCTGAACGGCTGA
- a CDS encoding YigZ family protein, with protein sequence MQDQYRTVARAGVHETEINRSRFICALAPAATEQEAQDFVARVRKEHPAASHNCFAYVIGADASVQKASDDGEPGGTAGVPMLQMLTRREMRYVVAVVTRYYGGVKLGAGGLIRAYGGVVGEALDALGTLTRQRFRIATVTVDHQRAGRLENELRATGRGVREVRYAEAVTIEIGLPDADVEEFRRWLADATAGEAELELGEEAYGDA encoded by the coding sequence ATGCAGGACCAGTACCGGACAGTCGCCCGCGCGGGCGTGCACGAGACCGAGATCAACCGCTCGCGCTTCATCTGCGCGCTCGCCCCCGCCGCCACCGAGCAGGAGGCCCAGGACTTCGTCGCACGCGTCCGCAAGGAACATCCGGCCGCTTCCCACAACTGCTTCGCGTACGTGATCGGCGCCGACGCCTCAGTACAGAAGGCCAGTGACGACGGCGAGCCCGGCGGCACCGCGGGCGTTCCCATGCTGCAGATGCTGACGCGCCGCGAGATGCGGTACGTCGTCGCCGTCGTCACCCGCTACTACGGCGGCGTGAAGCTCGGCGCCGGCGGGCTGATCCGGGCGTACGGCGGAGTGGTCGGCGAGGCCCTCGACGCGCTGGGCACCCTCACCCGGCAGCGGTTCCGGATCGCGACGGTCACCGTGGACCACCAGCGGGCCGGGCGGCTGGAGAACGAACTGCGGGCCACCGGACGCGGCGTGCGCGAGGTCCGGTACGCGGAGGCGGTGACCATCGAGATCGGGCTGCCGGACGCAGACGTGGAGGAGTTCCGCCGCTGGCTGGCCGACGCGACGGCGGGCGAGGCGGAACTGGAGCTGGGCGAAGAGGCGTACGGGGACGCCTGA